Proteins encoded in a region of the Elizabethkingia bruuniana genome:
- a CDS encoding S9 family peptidase, which produces MKYSKLALIALGSVSVPLFHAQDSVTVADYKRAESRLFYKTAPLVRNVMNGQIWDKDSKGFKYTKTSSTGELTNVYVTLGKKAKTETTVQANTKNSNSPITPPQRKNNKPGVVSPDGRQLAYIDNYNLWIEDTTTHEKKQLTTDGIKDFGYATDNAGWKHSDAPILRWSPDSKKITTFQMDERNVGEMYLVTTNVGHPQLKAWKYPLPGDTILPMLQRVVIDTENGNLVRFKMKPDFHRGTLSDDIAASGTFDDIDWNPDGSEVAFVSSSRDHKNAKFRIANTKDGSIREVFEETVATQFESGRNAINWRYLPATNEILWYSERDNWGHLYLYDAKTGKVKHQITKGDWLVANLLKVDEKNRKLYFTAAGLQKENPYFISLCSVDFSGKNFKNLTPETGTHQITLSPDGTHFIDQYSQPNVAPVSLVKKLDGTKVMDLEKADLTALEATGWKAPTPVKLKAGDGVTDVYGLLFQPNNIVAGKKYPMIDYIYPGPQGGSVGSWAFSASKGDNNALAELGAYVLVLEGTSNPYRSKSFHDMSYGNMSINTLPDQIAAIKQLAAKYPIDVDKVGIWGHSGGGFATAAAMFRYPDFFKVGISESGNHDNRNYEDDWGERYNGLVENSDYASQANQLYAKNLKGKLLIAHGMMDDNVPPYNALLVIEALEKANKDYDFIAFPNSAHGFGEHTYYMMRRRWDYFTAHLLGKKHPKEFLLGPNKTK; this is translated from the coding sequence ATGAAGTATTCAAAATTGGCTCTGATTGCATTAGGGTCGGTATCTGTTCCTTTATTTCATGCTCAGGATTCCGTTACTGTTGCAGATTATAAAAGAGCTGAAAGCAGGTTATTTTACAAAACTGCCCCGTTGGTCCGAAATGTAATGAATGGCCAAATATGGGATAAAGACAGCAAAGGTTTTAAATATACCAAAACCTCATCAACAGGAGAACTTACCAATGTTTATGTAACTCTCGGGAAAAAGGCTAAGACTGAAACTACTGTTCAGGCAAATACAAAAAATTCCAACTCTCCAATCACACCGCCGCAAAGGAAAAATAATAAACCTGGTGTTGTTTCTCCTGATGGAAGGCAACTGGCTTATATCGACAATTACAATCTGTGGATAGAGGATACGACCACTCATGAGAAAAAACAACTGACTACTGACGGAATAAAAGATTTTGGATATGCTACCGATAATGCAGGTTGGAAGCACAGTGATGCCCCTATCCTAAGATGGTCACCGGATTCTAAAAAGATTACTACTTTTCAGATGGATGAAAGAAATGTGGGTGAAATGTATCTGGTAACCACTAATGTCGGACATCCGCAATTAAAAGCATGGAAATATCCTCTACCTGGTGACACAATCCTTCCGATGTTGCAGAGAGTTGTTATAGATACTGAAAATGGAAATTTAGTTCGTTTCAAAATGAAGCCTGATTTCCATAGAGGTACACTAAGTGATGATATCGCTGCCAGTGGAACTTTCGACGACATTGACTGGAATCCGGACGGATCTGAAGTAGCTTTTGTATCCAGCTCCAGAGATCATAAAAATGCAAAATTCAGGATCGCCAATACCAAAGACGGTTCCATTCGTGAAGTTTTCGAAGAAACTGTTGCCACCCAATTCGAATCCGGACGTAATGCTATTAACTGGCGTTATTTGCCAGCTACCAATGAAATACTTTGGTATTCCGAAAGAGATAACTGGGGACATCTTTATTTATATGATGCTAAAACAGGAAAAGTGAAACACCAGATTACTAAAGGTGACTGGCTTGTCGCTAACCTGTTAAAGGTAGATGAGAAGAACCGGAAATTATACTTTACAGCTGCAGGTTTACAAAAAGAAAACCCTTATTTTATTTCTCTTTGTTCTGTCGACTTTTCCGGGAAAAATTTCAAAAACCTGACTCCAGAAACAGGTACTCACCAGATTACCCTTTCACCTGATGGCACTCATTTCATAGATCAATATTCACAACCTAATGTAGCACCGGTTTCTTTAGTAAAAAAACTGGATGGTACGAAAGTTATGGATTTAGAAAAAGCTGACCTTACAGCTTTGGAAGCTACCGGATGGAAAGCACCAACACCTGTAAAACTAAAAGCTGGTGATGGTGTTACGGATGTTTATGGCCTTCTTTTCCAACCCAATAATATTGTTGCCGGTAAGAAATATCCGATGATTGATTATATCTATCCGGGACCACAAGGCGGAAGTGTCGGAAGCTGGGCATTTTCTGCATCCAAAGGCGATAACAATGCACTTGCAGAATTAGGTGCTTATGTTTTGGTTTTGGAAGGTACCAGCAATCCATATCGTTCAAAATCATTTCATGATATGAGCTATGGAAATATGTCTATCAATACTTTACCTGATCAGATCGCTGCCATTAAACAACTTGCAGCAAAATATCCTATAGATGTAGATAAAGTTGGTATCTGGGGGCATTCAGGCGGAGGTTTTGCGACTGCAGCAGCCATGTTCAGATATCCGGATTTCTTTAAAGTTGGTATCTCAGAATCTGGTAATCATGATAACCGTAATTATGAAGATGACTGGGGTGAAAGATATAACGGACTTGTAGAAAATTCGGATTATGCATCGCAGGCTAATCAGCTTTATGCTAAAAACCTGAAAGGTAAATTACTTATTGCACATGGTATGATGGATGACAATGTACCTCCGTACAATGCATTACTGGTAATTGAAGCTTTGGAAAAAGCGAATAAAGATTATGATTTCATTGCTTTTCCTAACAGTGCTCATGGTTTTGGAGAGCACACCTACTATATGATGAGACGCCGTTGGGATTATTTTACAGCTCATTTACTCGGTAAGAAACATCCAAAAGAATTCTTATTAGGCCCTAATAAGACAAAGTAA
- the arfB gene encoding alternative ribosome rescue aminoacyl-tRNA hydrolase ArfB encodes MKDFSSELSFKTARSSGAGGQNVNKVETMVTARWAVWDSRFFSEDEKKLIFTKLKNKISAEGYLQVSAQESRSQLDNKERAIQKLLELVDKALFVPQKRFKTKPTKSSKEKRLNQKKQHSEKKENRKFRM; translated from the coding sequence ATGAAAGATTTCTCTTCAGAATTAAGTTTCAAAACTGCACGAAGTAGTGGAGCAGGAGGACAGAATGTGAATAAGGTAGAAACAATGGTGACTGCGCGCTGGGCTGTATGGGATTCTAGATTCTTTTCTGAAGATGAGAAAAAGCTCATTTTCACAAAGCTTAAGAATAAAATTAGTGCAGAAGGCTATTTACAGGTAAGTGCTCAGGAATCCCGTTCTCAGCTGGATAATAAAGAGAGAGCTATCCAAAAACTGTTGGAGTTGGTGGACAAAGCACTATTTGTACCTCAAAAGAGATTTAAAACAAAACCAACAAAGTCATCTAAAGAAAAAAGACTAAATCAAAAAAAACAGCATTCTGAGAAAAAGGAGAACCGTAAATTCAGAATGTAG
- a CDS encoding M1 family metallopeptidase, whose translation MKTGLLTLSFIIFSSCYHAQIKPEPKVESGVSYELAQFRKSTLSDIKYELDLDIPESKTDRISGTENLIFNYKKQNTAPLQIDFKETSASLLSVTVNGQAIKPVLENEHILIDQKYLKSERNQITFKFLAGNSALNRRDGYLYTLFVPDRARTMFPCFDQPNLKANYSLTLTIPEKWNAMANGVLKETTVKQGGKKMSFAQSDLLPTYLFSFAAGDFKHFKEKIGLQDVGMLYRETDTIKIKNSMDSIYNLYRSSLAYYEKWTGIPHPFQKHGLVVVPDFQFGGMEHPGAILFQNSTLFLDKNATQSQLNNRSNLLAHEVAHLWFGDMVTMDWFNDVWTKEVFANFMADKSTGASSDKSVYDLKFLTTHFPAAYSVDRTIGANPIRQVLDNLQNAGMMYGPIIYNKAPIMMRQLELLIGEDNFRKGVSEYLRKYAYSNATWPDLITILDNQTSEDLQSWNKVWVNEPGRPVIDYTIKYKGNKIENFKISQYPEHGNAQKLWPQEFQVSLFYPDKIEKVDVKLSEKQQDIPELKGKPKPLFVLQNSSGIGYGVFKVDKDLMRSFSLIKDPVGRASAYISLYENMLGGSGIAPQKLLHFFAGQLQKESTELNLRLITGYISGIYWGFLSESTRNKESESLENIVWDALQKQAAVNNKKNLFDCYQGIFQSKKAYDNLYTIWKSQTAPQGVTLNDEDFTSLALALSLRNNNNNDLLQEQLTRIKNPDRINRFKIIMKAASSDRQIRDEFFNSLAEKQNRSNESAVGSALGYLHHPLRQQTSVNYLPKSLELLQEIQKTGDIFFPDNWLRSTFSSYQNPEALTVVDQFIQKNPDYNSILKNKILQATENLRRAQKLVK comes from the coding sequence ATGAAAACAGGTTTACTCACATTATCTTTTATTATTTTCAGTAGTTGTTATCACGCTCAAATAAAACCTGAACCAAAGGTTGAATCCGGTGTATCCTATGAATTAGCTCAGTTTAGAAAAAGTACACTGAGCGATATTAAATACGAATTAGACCTGGATATTCCTGAAAGTAAAACCGACAGAATTTCGGGAACAGAGAATCTAATTTTTAATTATAAAAAGCAGAATACTGCACCATTACAGATTGATTTTAAAGAAACTTCGGCCTCTTTGTTGTCAGTAACTGTGAATGGGCAAGCTATAAAGCCAGTTCTTGAAAATGAACATATTTTAATAGATCAGAAATATCTGAAATCAGAACGTAACCAGATTACTTTTAAATTCTTAGCAGGTAATTCAGCACTTAACAGACGCGATGGTTATTTATACACTCTATTTGTTCCGGACCGTGCGAGAACTATGTTTCCGTGTTTCGATCAGCCTAATCTGAAAGCAAATTATTCTTTAACACTAACAATCCCTGAAAAGTGGAATGCTATGGCTAATGGAGTGTTGAAAGAAACAACCGTAAAGCAGGGAGGAAAAAAGATGAGTTTTGCGCAATCAGATTTATTGCCGACATATTTGTTTTCTTTTGCTGCTGGCGATTTTAAACATTTTAAAGAAAAAATAGGTTTACAGGATGTAGGTATGCTGTATCGTGAAACAGATACCATAAAGATTAAGAATAGTATGGATTCTATTTATAATCTTTACAGAAGTTCACTTGCTTACTATGAAAAATGGACAGGCATTCCGCACCCTTTCCAGAAACATGGGTTGGTTGTTGTTCCTGATTTTCAGTTTGGAGGCATGGAGCATCCGGGAGCTATCCTGTTTCAGAACTCTACTTTATTTTTAGATAAAAATGCTACGCAAAGTCAGCTGAATAATCGTTCTAATCTTCTTGCTCATGAAGTTGCCCATCTGTGGTTTGGGGATATGGTGACGATGGACTGGTTTAATGATGTATGGACAAAAGAAGTTTTTGCCAATTTTATGGCAGATAAAAGCACGGGGGCTTCTTCAGATAAGAGTGTTTATGACCTGAAGTTTCTGACAACACACTTTCCTGCGGCTTACTCTGTAGACCGGACCATAGGAGCAAATCCTATCCGTCAGGTTCTGGATAATCTGCAAAATGCTGGAATGATGTATGGTCCGATTATTTATAATAAGGCTCCTATTATGATGCGCCAGCTGGAATTGTTGATTGGTGAAGATAACTTTAGAAAAGGAGTAAGTGAATACCTGAGAAAATATGCTTACAGCAATGCTACATGGCCGGATCTTATTACAATTTTAGATAATCAGACATCCGAAGACCTGCAAAGCTGGAATAAAGTATGGGTGAATGAGCCGGGGAGACCAGTGATCGATTATACAATAAAATATAAAGGAAATAAGATTGAAAATTTCAAAATTTCTCAATATCCGGAGCATGGAAATGCTCAGAAACTCTGGCCACAAGAATTTCAGGTTAGTTTATTTTATCCTGATAAAATTGAAAAAGTTGATGTAAAGCTTTCCGAAAAACAACAGGATATACCTGAATTGAAAGGGAAACCAAAGCCTTTATTTGTTCTTCAAAACTCGTCGGGGATAGGCTACGGAGTGTTCAAAGTTGATAAGGATTTAATGAGAAGTTTCTCATTGATAAAAGATCCTGTGGGCAGAGCCAGTGCTTATATTTCATTGTACGAAAATATGCTGGGTGGATCAGGTATTGCACCACAAAAATTATTGCATTTTTTTGCGGGACAACTACAAAAGGAAAGTACTGAACTTAACCTGAGGCTTATCACAGGTTATATTTCCGGAATATACTGGGGGTTTCTATCAGAAAGTACAAGAAATAAAGAATCTGAAAGCTTAGAAAATATTGTATGGGATGCTTTACAGAAGCAGGCTGCGGTTAATAATAAAAAGAATTTGTTCGACTGTTATCAGGGAATTTTCCAGTCTAAAAAGGCATATGATAATTTGTATACAATATGGAAATCGCAGACTGCACCACAAGGTGTTACTTTAAATGATGAAGACTTTACAAGCCTTGCATTGGCTTTATCATTGCGAAATAATAACAATAACGATCTTTTGCAGGAACAATTAACCCGAATTAAAAATCCTGATCGAATTAACCGTTTCAAAATTATAATGAAAGCAGCTTCTTCAGATAGACAGATTCGGGATGAATTTTTTAATAGCCTTGCAGAAAAGCAAAACAGATCCAATGAATCGGCTGTTGGTTCCGCATTAGGATATTTACATCATCCGTTAAGACAACAGACTTCTGTTAATTATCTGCCGAAGTCTTTAGAATTGTTGCAGGAAATACAAAAAACCGGAGATATATTTTTCCCGGATAACTGGCTTCGTTCTACCTTTAGCAGCTACCAGAATCCTGAAGCACTTACTGTTGTCGATCAGTTTATTCAGAAAAATCCTGATTATAATTCGATACTGAAGAATAAAATTTTACAGGCCACTGAAAATCTGAGAAGAGCTCAAAAACTGGTAAAATAA
- a CDS encoding AMP-binding protein, translating to MKIDFSKNISAENLKPQNDFEKKVENFLAEWFSDSENVEVQTSGSTGIPKRFPIEKSRMLNSAEMTCNFLNLKVGDSALLCLPVEYISGKMMVVRSVFRKLKLIVAEPKLDPLKNIEEPIRFCAMTPLQVENSLDKIHLIENLIIGGASVSESLKKKLNDILESKQTASKVYETYGMSETLSHIGLKRIYPEGEDYFTLFDGVDISLDDRGCLRISAPKINAELLQTNDIVDVLNPKQFRFLGRADNVINSGGAKIFPEQLEALVKKNIPNEAVFLGIPDEVLGQKLVLVIEADENEVLRSQVLDVKYEKPFHKPKEIVFVSKIPRTPNGKVNRGELLKLITR from the coding sequence ATGAAGATTGATTTTTCAAAAAATATTAGTGCAGAGAACCTAAAACCTCAGAATGACTTTGAAAAAAAAGTTGAAAACTTTTTAGCAGAGTGGTTTTCAGATTCTGAAAACGTTGAGGTACAGACTTCCGGTTCAACAGGGATTCCGAAAAGATTTCCGATTGAAAAATCCCGAATGCTGAATTCTGCAGAAATGACCTGCAATTTTTTAAATCTGAAAGTAGGAGACTCGGCCTTATTATGTCTTCCTGTAGAATATATTTCCGGCAAAATGATGGTTGTTCGGTCTGTATTCAGAAAACTGAAACTTATAGTTGCTGAGCCTAAATTGGATCCGCTTAAAAATATTGAAGAGCCTATCCGCTTTTGTGCGATGACACCGTTGCAGGTTGAGAACTCTTTGGATAAAATACATTTAATAGAGAATTTAATCATTGGTGGAGCATCTGTATCTGAAAGTCTGAAGAAAAAGCTGAACGATATTTTAGAAAGCAAACAAACGGCATCCAAAGTTTATGAAACATATGGAATGTCTGAAACACTTTCTCATATCGGACTAAAGCGAATCTATCCTGAGGGTGAAGACTATTTTACGCTTTTCGATGGGGTGGATATTTCTTTGGATGATCGTGGCTGCCTTCGTATTTCTGCACCTAAAATTAATGCTGAACTGCTACAGACTAATGATATCGTTGATGTATTGAACCCTAAACAGTTCAGGTTTTTAGGGAGGGCGGATAATGTGATTAACTCCGGTGGGGCTAAAATATTTCCGGAACAACTAGAGGCTCTGGTAAAAAAGAATATTCCGAATGAAGCTGTTTTTCTGGGAATTCCGGATGAGGTACTAGGACAGAAATTGGTTTTGGTTATTGAGGCAGATGAAAACGAAGTACTGAGATCTCAAGTCTTGGATGTTAAATATGAAAAGCCTTTTCATAAACCCAAAGAAATAGTATTTGTATCTAAAATTCCAAGGACACCTAATGGTAAGGTAAACCGAGGAGAACTTCTGAAACTTATAACGAGATAG